A stretch of the Aegilops tauschii subsp. strangulata cultivar AL8/78 chromosome 4, Aet v6.0, whole genome shotgun sequence genome encodes the following:
- the LOC109781187 gene encoding zinc finger CCCH domain-containing protein 53 isoform X2 translates to MDAYEATKVVFARVQGLVDADLASKIMGMLLTQDKSEEDMIRLAFGPEHLLQSVVADLAACSKPPSPPAPAWRMAPGAAGGDAEGGLPFGAASEAFYPEEEYGCWSPASGTHHRRSFSLSDAEGGWKPCQYFARGFCKNGSGCRFLHGLPEDVAEQEMAVMRAKALAAARSQMMAPAFPFSPSPPKGLGFLLQQQQQQQSESQRAADMLFAGGDDMHRFSHRSPRMDRGDLSINHGARQIYLTFPADSTFTEEDVSSYFSMYGPVQDVRIPHQPKRMFGFVSFVYPETVRLVLAKGNPHFVCHARVLVKPYKEKGKVPDRFRHGGGGGPCLSPHHREFASVGNATPPAGLLDSRDPFDLQQPQIGQRMLYGSMAGHEAAFLRRRLEEQQEAAELQHAIELQGRRLMGLQFLDLKNRGHHLLGSPVGSPSDGNGGCFSGNGNGVHLDDAISTIQDNSNLSSGLFMGPYAAASVISKEGKQEYQEEGGDGNGNGNGSPKLAVNSGEEGRRESGPGAAAASNVVCEYQERLSSGQGAIGL, encoded by the exons ATGGACGCCTACGAGGCCACCAAGGTCGTGTTCGCACGGGTCCAGGGGCTCGTCGACGCGGACCTCGCCTCCAAGATCATGGGCATGCTGCTCACCCAGGACAAGAGCGAGGAGGATATGATCCGCCTCGCCTTCGGCCCCGAGCACCTCCTCCAGTCCGTCGTCGCCGACCTCGCGGCCTGCAGCAAACCCCCCTCCCCGCCCGCGCCAGCATGGAGGATGGCGCCGGGTGCGGCTGGAGGAGATGCTGAAGGCGGCCTCCCGTTCGGCGCCGCATCCGAAGCGTTCTACCCCGAGGAGGAGTACGGGTGCTGGTCTCCGGCGAGCGGCACTCATCACCGCCGGAGCTTCTCGCTGAGCGACGCCGAGGGCGGGTGGAAGCCGTGCCAGTACTTCGCCCGGGGGTTCTGCAAGAACGGCTCCGGCTGCCGCTTCCTGCACGGGCTGCCCGAGGACGTCGCCGAGCAGGAGATGGCGGTCATGCGCGCCAAGGCCCTCGCCGCCGCGCGGTCGCAGATGATGGCACCCGCCTTCCCCTTCTCGCCATCGCCGCCCAAAGGCCTCGGCTTCCTcctacagcagcagcagcagcagcagagcgAGTCCCAAAG GGCGGCGGACATGCTGTTCGCCGGAGGCGATGACATGCACAGGTTCTCCCACCGGTCGCCTCGCATGGACCGCGGCGACCTCTCCATCAACCACGGCGCGCGCCAGATCTACCTCACTTTCCCCGCCGACTCCACCTTCACCGAAGAGGACGTGTCCAGCTACTTCAG CATGTACGGGCCGGTACAGGACGTGCGCATCCCGCACCAGCCGAAGCGCATGTTCGGCTTCGTCTCCTTCGTCTACCCGGAGACGGTGCGGCTCGTCCTCGCCAAGGGCAACCCACACTTCGTCTGCCACGCGCGCGTCCTCGTCAAGCCTTACAAGGAGAAGGGCAAGGTCCCCGACAGGTTCaggcatggcggcggcggcggcccctGCCTCTCTCCTCACCACCGCGAGTTCGCCTCTGTGGGCAACGCGACGCCGCCTGCCGGTCTGCTCGACTCCAgggaccccttcgacctccagcaGCCGCAAATCG GGCAGAGAATGCTGTACGGGAGCATGGCCGGCCACGAGGCGGCGTTTCTGAGGAGGAGGCTGGAGGAGCAGCAGGAGGCGGCCGAGCTGCAGCATGCCATCGAGCTGCAGGGCCGCCGGCTCATGGGGCTGCAGTTTCTTGACCTCAAGAACAGGGGCCACCACCTCCTCGGCTCCCCCGTGGGCTCACCTTCCGACGGCAATGGCGGCTGCTTCAGTGGGAACGGCAATGGCGTCCATCTTGATGACGCCATTAGCACCATCCAAG ATAACAGCAATCTGAGCAGTGGTCTTTTCATGGGTCCATATGCTGCTGCTTCTGTGATTTCTAAAGAAGGGAAGCAGGAGTATCAGGAGGAGGGTGGTGATGGCAATGGTAATGGCAATGGCAGTCCCAAGCTGGCAGTCAACTCTGGGGAAGAGGGGAGGAGGGAATCTGGTCCTGGGGCAGCAGCTGCATCCAATGTTGTTTGTGAATACCAAGAAAG ATTGTCGTCTGGGCAGGGAGCAATTGGGCTGTGA
- the LOC109781187 gene encoding zinc finger CCCH domain-containing protein 53 isoform X1 gives MDAYEATKVVFARVQGLVDADLASKIMGMLLTQDKSEEDMIRLAFGPEHLLQSVVADLAACSKPPSPPAPAWRMAPGAAGGDAEGGLPFGAASEAFYPEEEYGCWSPASGTHHRRSFSLSDAEGGWKPCQYFARGFCKNGSGCRFLHGLPEDVAEQEMAVMRAKALAAARSQMMAPAFPFSPSPPKGLGFLLQQQQQQQSESQRAADMLFAGGDDMHRFSHRSPRMDRGDLSINHGARQIYLTFPADSTFTEEDVSSYFSMYGPVQDVRIPHQPKRMFGFVSFVYPETVRLVLAKGNPHFVCHARVLVKPYKEKGKVPDRFRHGGGGGPCLSPHHREFASVGNATPPAGLLDSRDPFDLQQPQIGQRMLYGSMAGHEAAFLRRRLEEQQEAAELQHAIELQGRRLMGLQFLDLKNRGHHLLGSPVGSPSDGNGGCFSGNGNGVHLDDAISTIQDNSNLSSGLFMGPYAAASVISKEGKQEYQEEGGDGNGNGNGSPKLAVNSGEEGRRESGPGAAAASNVVCEYQESGMEHNHHLPGSPFASPTKEASIAAAAAAEQQTAHTGAMGNSSSPHLVASSLFPPTKPLYSSCFSQVPRLSSGQGAIGL, from the exons ATGGACGCCTACGAGGCCACCAAGGTCGTGTTCGCACGGGTCCAGGGGCTCGTCGACGCGGACCTCGCCTCCAAGATCATGGGCATGCTGCTCACCCAGGACAAGAGCGAGGAGGATATGATCCGCCTCGCCTTCGGCCCCGAGCACCTCCTCCAGTCCGTCGTCGCCGACCTCGCGGCCTGCAGCAAACCCCCCTCCCCGCCCGCGCCAGCATGGAGGATGGCGCCGGGTGCGGCTGGAGGAGATGCTGAAGGCGGCCTCCCGTTCGGCGCCGCATCCGAAGCGTTCTACCCCGAGGAGGAGTACGGGTGCTGGTCTCCGGCGAGCGGCACTCATCACCGCCGGAGCTTCTCGCTGAGCGACGCCGAGGGCGGGTGGAAGCCGTGCCAGTACTTCGCCCGGGGGTTCTGCAAGAACGGCTCCGGCTGCCGCTTCCTGCACGGGCTGCCCGAGGACGTCGCCGAGCAGGAGATGGCGGTCATGCGCGCCAAGGCCCTCGCCGCCGCGCGGTCGCAGATGATGGCACCCGCCTTCCCCTTCTCGCCATCGCCGCCCAAAGGCCTCGGCTTCCTcctacagcagcagcagcagcagcagagcgAGTCCCAAAG GGCGGCGGACATGCTGTTCGCCGGAGGCGATGACATGCACAGGTTCTCCCACCGGTCGCCTCGCATGGACCGCGGCGACCTCTCCATCAACCACGGCGCGCGCCAGATCTACCTCACTTTCCCCGCCGACTCCACCTTCACCGAAGAGGACGTGTCCAGCTACTTCAG CATGTACGGGCCGGTACAGGACGTGCGCATCCCGCACCAGCCGAAGCGCATGTTCGGCTTCGTCTCCTTCGTCTACCCGGAGACGGTGCGGCTCGTCCTCGCCAAGGGCAACCCACACTTCGTCTGCCACGCGCGCGTCCTCGTCAAGCCTTACAAGGAGAAGGGCAAGGTCCCCGACAGGTTCaggcatggcggcggcggcggcccctGCCTCTCTCCTCACCACCGCGAGTTCGCCTCTGTGGGCAACGCGACGCCGCCTGCCGGTCTGCTCGACTCCAgggaccccttcgacctccagcaGCCGCAAATCG GGCAGAGAATGCTGTACGGGAGCATGGCCGGCCACGAGGCGGCGTTTCTGAGGAGGAGGCTGGAGGAGCAGCAGGAGGCGGCCGAGCTGCAGCATGCCATCGAGCTGCAGGGCCGCCGGCTCATGGGGCTGCAGTTTCTTGACCTCAAGAACAGGGGCCACCACCTCCTCGGCTCCCCCGTGGGCTCACCTTCCGACGGCAATGGCGGCTGCTTCAGTGGGAACGGCAATGGCGTCCATCTTGATGACGCCATTAGCACCATCCAAG ATAACAGCAATCTGAGCAGTGGTCTTTTCATGGGTCCATATGCTGCTGCTTCTGTGATTTCTAAAGAAGGGAAGCAGGAGTATCAGGAGGAGGGTGGTGATGGCAATGGTAATGGCAATGGCAGTCCCAAGCTGGCAGTCAACTCTGGGGAAGAGGGGAGGAGGGAATCTGGTCCTGGGGCAGCAGCTGCATCCAATGTTGTTTGTGAATACCAAGAAAG TGGCATGGAGCACAACCACCACCTGCCTGGTAGCCCCTTTGCTTCCCCCACCAAGGAGGCCTccattgctgctgctgctgctgctgagcaGCAGACAGCTCACACTGGTGCCATGGGCAACAGTAGCAGCCCCCACCTGGTGGCCTCTTCTCTTTTCCCGCCTACAAAACCTCTCTACAGCTCCTGCTTCTCTCAAGTGCCTAG ATTGTCGTCTGGGCAGGGAGCAATTGGGCTGTGA